The Candidatus Binatia bacterium DNA window TCGCGCCGGATTTCGAGTCGGTCAACGTCGCGCGGCAAGCTACCGATCCGCGATCGGTTCTCAGCTTCTATCGCCGGATCATCTGGTACCGCAAGCAATCCGCCGCCCTGCGACGTGGAAACTATCGCCCGCTGGACGGGCCTCCTGACACCTTCATCTTCCTGCGCCAGCACGAAGGTGAGCGGCGACTCGTCGCACTGAACTTCGCTGCGGAGCAGCGGACGGTGCCGCTACCCGCGCCCGGCCACATCGTTCTCTCCACCGATTGCGAGCGACAACCCGGGCCGGTGACGGACGTATTCGAGCTCGGCCCTAGCGAAGGCGTGATCGGCGCGCTGGACTGAGCAGAGTCGGTACGAAACTCATAAACGATTCACGCCTCACGCCGATTAATCAAGCCGGCGGCGACGCCGGCGCCGAAGCCATTGTCGATGTTGACCACCGTGACCCCGGCGGCGCACGAGTTCAGCATGGCCAACAACGCCGCCAGACCGCCGAAGCTGGCGCCGTAGCCAATACTGGTGGGCACGGCGATGACGGGGCGATCGACCAGGCCCGCGACGACGCTCGGCAGGGCACCTTCCATCCCCGCGACGACGACCAGGACCGCCGCTGCGCGCAGCTTGTCGTGGTGCGCAAACAGGCGGTGGATGCCGGAGATGCCGACGTCGTACACCCGCTCCACGGTGTTGCCCATCAGCTCGGCGGTGAGCGCGGCCTCTTCTGCCACCGGCACGTCGGAGGTGCCGGCAGCGACGACGAGGATCAAACCGCGGCCGGTGATTTCCGGCTGTGCATGAATGAGGGTCCCAACGCGGGCGTGGGCAGAATAGGTCAGGTCCGGAAAGGCCCGCCGCACCTGCTCCGCCTCGGCTGGTGTCAACCGGGTGATCAAGACGTTCTGGGCGTTGTCCTTCAGGCGGCGTGCGATCTCGATGATTTGCTCGGCGGTCTTGCCGGAACCGAAAATCACCTCAGGAAACCCCGTCCGCAACTGGCGGTGGTGGTCGATTTTGGCGAAACCCAGGTCCTCGAACGGCAGCGAGCGCAACACATCGAGGGCCTCATCGGCACTCACGGTGCCGGCGCCGACCTGAGCCAGCAGTTCTTTCAAGCGATGGGGATCCATGGGTTCATTGCCGCCGAAAATGGTCGTAGCCGCCGGCCTTCGACAGCGTGCTCCCGGTGCCGGTCAGGCGAACGCCGCGGCCGCGAGCCATCCGGCCGATGCAGGTGATCGAACACCCGAGCCGTGCTTGCAGGCGTTCCAGCCTTTTCACATTTCGCTCCGGCACCGTGCACAGCAATTCGTAATCCTCGCCCCCATGCAACGCAAGCGATCTGTCGGCTCCCAGCGCGGCGCGGTAAGCCGCCGAAAGCGGGATCTGGTCAGTCTGAATCTCCGCGCCTACCTGACTTTCACGGCAGATGTGACCGAGGTCTTGGATCAGCCCGTCACTCACATCGATCATCGCCGACACGATGCCGGCGCTGACCAGCAGACGTCCCGCCTGCAGCCGCGGCAAAGGCTCGCGAAAACGGCGAACCGCATGGGCCGCCCGCTTCTGGGTGGCACTGCCACGGGTGGCACCGCCACGAAGCAGGCGAATCCCGAGCGCAGCATCACCTAACGTCCCGGTCGCATAGATCCGATCACCCGGGCGGGCGCCCTGTCGCGTCACGATCCGTTTGGGTGCGTCACCCAGCAGGGCAATGGAGACGAACAACTTCTCCGACCGCGCCAGATTGCCGCCGACGACCGACGCGCCACATTCACCCGCCGCCGCGACAATTCCGCCTTGGAGGGCAGAGAGGTCGCGCACCAAGTACGAGCGGCGCAGACCAAGGCTGACGACGCAAAAGCGCGGGCGTCCCCCCATCGCCGCGATGTCGCTGGCGTTCACCGCGAAGCTCTTGCGGCCGAGTTGGTGCGGCGACATCCATTCCGGTTCGAAGTGGACACCTTCGACCAAGGCGTCGACGGTGAAGAGCCAGCGCTGCGTGCCGTTGCCGATGACGGCACAGTCCTGACCAGGGCCGACGAGCGTGCCCGCTCCCGCTGGCAACCGGGGCAAGAGCCGGGAAAGGACACCGAACTCGCCGACGTCGGCAATGGTGTGCGATGTTCTCAGGCGCAATGACATCGGCGTTGGCCGTCGGTTGTGCACGCCTGGCCTCAATGAGGCGGCGGTGGATCAAGCCGGGGGAGCACTGACTTCCTGCAACTTGCCGTCGTACACTTGCAGCAGAAACGGAATGCGTTGCACTCCCTCGGCCGTGACCTTGAGCTCGCCGGTTGCGGCCTCGACCGGACCGAGCCCGCGCAATTGCCGCAACAAGTCGCTGCGTGAGCGTGCGCCGGTATCGAGAGCCCGTCGGGCCAGCAGCGCCGCGTCATACGCCTGGGCCTCAGCCACACCAGGCGCCTCGTCATAGGTCTGCAGGAACGCCGCCACGAACGCCCGCGTCCCCGCTCTGGCGCTGCCCCCATAAAAGTCTTCGGCAAAGAGCACACCGTTCAAAGCACCGTCTGGGCTGGCAAGCCCTTCCCAACCGTGGACGCCCAGCAGGGTGACGTCAGGCATGGTTTCCTGAAGCGACTTGGCAAAGCCCGCTGCGGCCGTCGCACTGTCGGGGAGAAACACCGCCTGGAGGTTCTGCGCCTGACGCCACTTCTTGACGATCCTGACATCGGACGCGACGTTTTCGCTTCCCGGCGGGTACGCGCCGGCCCCCACCACCGTACCACCCCGGCGCTCGACCTCAGTGCGGAACGCCTCCAGCAATTCCTTTCCGTGC harbors:
- a CDS encoding alpha-amylase family glycosyl hydrolase, with translation VDEIERLWPVAAQPTYVLSNHDVPRHRSRFDDPVHGAAHARLAALMLLTLRGTPFLYYGEEIGMLDGMIPTERVCDPVGKRFPAVGRDPERTPMQWDAGHMAGFTTAADAWLPIAPDFESVNVARQATDPRSVLSFYRRIIWYRKQSAALRRGNYRPLDGPPDTFIFLRQHEGERRLVALNFAAEQRTVPLPAPGHIVLSTDCERQPGPVTDVFELGPSEGVIGALD
- the larB gene encoding nickel pincer cofactor biosynthesis protein LarB is translated as MDPHRLKELLAQVGAGTVSADEALDVLRSLPFEDLGFAKIDHHRQLRTGFPEVIFGSGKTAEQIIEIARRLKDNAQNVLITRLTPAEAEQVRRAFPDLTYSAHARVGTLIHAQPEITGRGLILVVAAGTSDVPVAEEAALTAELMGNTVERVYDVGISGIHRLFAHHDKLRAAAVLVVVAGMEGALPSVVAGLVDRPVIAVPTSIGYGASFGGLAALLAMLNSCAAGVTVVNIDNGFGAGVAAGLINRREA
- the thiL gene encoding thiamine-phosphate kinase, which translates into the protein MHNRRPTPMSLRLRTSHTIADVGEFGVLSRLLPRLPAGAGTLVGPGQDCAVIGNGTQRWLFTVDALVEGVHFEPEWMSPHQLGRKSFAVNASDIAAMGGRPRFCVVSLGLRRSYLVRDLSALQGGIVAAAGECGASVVGGNLARSEKLFVSIALLGDAPKRIVTRQGARPGDRIYATGTLGDAALGIRLLRGGATRGSATQKRAAHAVRRFREPLPRLQAGRLLVSAGIVSAMIDVSDGLIQDLGHICRESQVGAEIQTDQIPLSAAYRAALGADRSLALHGGEDYELLCTVPERNVKRLERLQARLGCSITCIGRMARGRGVRLTGTGSTLSKAGGYDHFRRQ